ATGGGCCACGGGAACGATGGGAACGGATGAATAATCCGGCTGAACCGCGTTGTTGAAACAGGCGCTGAGCGTTGTTCCCAATGCGGCACACCCAACGGCGCGCAAAATGGCAGCGGTGCGGGTCATGGGTTACGGCCCCTTGGCAACAGCGTGTTGAGTGTCGCGGGATCTGTGCCCCAGATATACAGCGCGGCATCACCAATTTTCGGCGTCAGGAACTTCCCGCGCGGCAGGCGCAGTGTCCATGTGCCATTGGTCTGTTCACCCAGAAACGCCGGTGCGGCCACCGCCATGCGGTAGCCATCGGCATCGCTTAACGACAGAGGTTCTGTTGCAACGGGAAGGCGTATGGCCGTACCCGAAGGGGAGACCAGGGTGACGTGAGTGGGTAAACCCTGCTCCAGAATATCATCCTTCGATGTGGAATGGGGCGTTAAACGAAATTCTACAATTGTGCGTATGGCGGCAGCATTGTCATCAACATGGAATGTAATGGTGCGATCCGCATTTTCTGGCTCGTTCACTGTGCCTGTGGCGGCATGAATGAAACGTGATGATAAGGTCTTGTTTTCACGGATCAGATGTTCGAGCAGGCGTTCGTGCTGGGCCGGATCATATAATCCAAAACCGCTGATCGTGTTGTAGTGCAGGCCGTTGGCATTGATTGCCGATTGTGCGTGGAAGTAATTCGCATCCTGATCCATACCGATCCGTAATGTGTCTTGCGATGATGCCAGCAGCGCGGTGATATAGGTGTCTGTGTCGGTGGCCTGCGGAAATTTGGTGCGCAATGTGGTCAAATGGCCGTTGACGTTGGGCGCGGAAAACGATGTGCCTTCAATGTTGCAAACGGTTTTTCCGGCGTCCGGATGGGCGCGGAACAAACGGTCCCCCATCATGCGTTCGCGCGGGGTCATGGTGCTGGACCGGACGGTGTGGCGCATGGCGTCGATTTCCGGCTGGCTCATATAATAATCATTGCAAAAGCCTTGGGCATATCCGTGGGGATAGAGCAAATCCGGTGCATTTTCCGAGGAATAACATGAAATGGTGCCATCCAGCTCGGCTGCGCCAACTTTCATAAAGCTGTCGGAAAAAGTGTAGGACGTAATGCGTTGCCAGAACAGCAGGCGCCATTCATCGACAGTTTGTTTTTTCCCCGTGCACAGGTAATTGCCCATATTGCCCGTGGCCGCGATGGTCAGTGTATCGCTGGCGGACCAGATCGGGGCCAGTGTCATGGCATCCGGTGTGCGTAAATCAGGGTCGGGGATGGCGCTGGTCGACAGAATTTTGAAATCGCGGATGTACGTGCTTTTTTCAATATCGCGATAGGATTCGTCGTCAATCATGGGTGGAATGGCGGCATCGGAAAATCCATTCAGTCGGATGCGCCAAGCCAGAATATCGCGGGCCGATTGGCCATGGTGATGGAAAAACCGGTAATCGCGGACCAGGCGGGTCATCGCCTCAATATGGGCCGAGGGCGCTGTGACGGGTGGTGCGGTGACCTGTGTGGCCACGCTGGGCCCGGCGGCCATGGCTGCGGCTATGGCGAAGATGGATGAAAGCTTTTTCACTCTGACGCGTCCCTGTTTAATCGGGCCTCTTTATAGGCTGGGCCCGGAATGCAGGGACGTTAGGGCAAGTGGGGCGGGGAATGCAACCCTTCAGGCCAAAATTAATGCCCGCGCCCCATTGTATATTTAAAGTGTGGCGCGTCCGCGCCACAGGGATAAGCCATAAAGGGCGGCCGTTTCGCTGCGCAAGATGCTGGAGCCCAGTGAGACCGGGGTGAAGGGGGTGGTTTTGCGCAAGATTGTTGCTTCTTCTGTCGTAAATCCGCCCTCGGGTCCGATCAGGAGGGCGAAGCTGCTGCGGTTGCTCAAAAGATTTTGCAGGTCCGGCGTATCACCCTGCCGCTCCAGTGCGGCGAAAATCGGTGTGTCATGAGACCATGCCCCCGGCACGCGGTCCAATGCGATCAACGGGTGCAGGGTGGGAATATCCATCCGCTCGCATTGTTCACTGGCTTCGATAATCTGTGCGCGCAGCCGTTCATCATTCACATCGCGGACTTCGGTATTGCGTGTCAGAACGGGGTGCAGGTCGGTGACGCCCAATTCAACCGCCTTTTCAATCAGCATGTCCATCCGCGCCTTCTTGATCGGGGCGAAGAACAAATGGGCCGGGGCCGGGGCCGGTGTTTGCGGGATCAACAAATCGGCGACATGCAACGCGCCATCGCGTTTGCCGATGGCATGAAAGGTTGAGGCCCATTCCCCGTCGCGGCCATTGAACACACGCACGGAATCACCATCCTTGCGGCGCATTACGGTTTTAAAATAATGCGTTTGATCCGGCGACAGCGGGACCTCCGCCCCGGCGCTGAGCGCAGCATCCAGAAACAAACGCGGCCATTTTTTGAAATCGGGTGTCATAAATGGATATCACCATGAAAGCCGGGTGGTTGTCTATCGCCCTATCATGCGCTCCCTCCCCCAGAGGGGGAGGGTTGGGGTGGGGGGATAAGGTGGTGGTGATGACTTTAATACTCTGAGCCCCTCCCCCCAGCCCCCTCCCTCGTGGGAGGGGGAGAAGAAGGGATTTCCTCCTTGTGGGAGAGGGCTGTTGACATATTTTGTGAGAATTGGTTTGTAAGCGTCATTCGTTAAAAAATTTAGGATAAAAACCATGACCAAAGAATCCGTCAAAGCCATGCGCGAATACCGGGCCGCCTTTATGACCGTATTGGGTCATCTGGATGCGGAGGGTGTAGCGATGGACAAAGCGCACCGTGTGTTGGGTGTGACCAAGCGTGAATTTAACAAATGCGCGTTAGCGGCGGCCGTGGCAACGTGGGATGCGTCGATGGACGATGTTGTTGCGCTGGAAAAGAAAAACAGCGTCTTAGGCCGGGGAATGTTGCTGGCCCAGCTTGGCAACGTGCATGAGGTGTTGGTGTTGCTTGGTGCGGATGTGTCATCGGATGCCGGTTTTGCGGCGTTGGGCATTACAAAACAGGTATTCGACATGGAATGTCGTGAAGCTGTTCTGGGGGCGCTGATGATGGTCGAAACGGGCGGTGTGCAAATGGCCGTCCAATATGGTGACTGGGATTTTGTGAACAACGTGTATCGATGCATGTGCGCGGGCGGGATAAGTCCGTCGCAGGATCAGATTTACAAAGATGCCGGTTTAAAGTCCCGCGCGCATTTTGAAGCGGTTTATGCCGATTGTAAGGACAAGGCGGCGCGTATCAGAAGCGAAGCCATTTGCCCGCTTAATCACAACCCATCCTGAGACACCCATGACCCACACCGACATTCGTACCCAAGGCTGGACCGCATACCTTCCGGGATTTATGCGCCCCTATGCCTTACTGATGCGGCTGGACCGGCCGATCGGGACGTGGTTGTTGCTGTTGCCCGGCTGGTGGGCGATTGTGCTGGCGGCGGGTGGGGTGCCTGCCATGAATCCCTATGACTGGAAATTGATTGTCCTGTTCGCCATCGGCGCGATTGTCATGCGCGGGGCGGGGTGTGTGATCAACGATCTGTGGGATCGCAAGCTGGATGCCAGGGTGGAGCGCACGGCCCAGCGGCCATTGGCGTCGGGCGCGGTCTCGGTTCCGGCGGCGTGTGTGTTGCTGGGCGTGTTGCTCAGCATCGGGTTGATGATTTTGCTGGAACTGAACATCACGGCCATTTTGCTGGGTGTGTTGTCGGTGGCGTTTATCGTCGTTTACCCGGCCATGAAACGCATTACATGGTGGCCGCAGGCGTTTTTGGGGCTGACCTTTAATTTCGGCGCGCTGATGGGGTGGGCTGCGGTCACGGGCGCGGTGGATATGGCGGCGTTGTATCTGTATGCCGCCGGATTCTTCTGGACGCTGGGGTACGACACGATTTATGCCCATCAGGACAAGGAAGATGATGCGCGTATCGGCATTAAATCCACGGCGTTGTTTCTGGGTAAAAAAAGCCGCATCTGGATCGCCGGGTTTTATACGCTGACCCTGATCCTGCTCGCGGCGGCGATTGGATCGGTGTGGGGGATTGTGACGCTCATTCCTGCTGCGATGCACCTTGCCTGGCAGGTGAGGGATTGGGATATGAATGACCCGGCCAGCAGTTTGAAATTCTTTCGCTCCAACCGCGATTTTGGATTATTGGTTCTGGCGGCGGTGGGGCTGGCCACGCTTCTCTAACCCTTCACAAATCCTGCGGTGTGTGCGATCCTTGTAAAAAAATACAGGGAGAAAAGCCGTGCCGAGCCAGATTTACGCCCCATCATCCGATATTTACCGCCTGTCCGACGCGTTCCGCGCCCGGGTTGAGGCCG
The window above is part of the Micavibrio aeruginosavorus ARL-13 genome. Proteins encoded here:
- a CDS encoding S8 family serine peptidase codes for the protein MKKLSSIFAIAAAMAAGPSVATQVTAPPVTAPSAHIEAMTRLVRDYRFFHHHGQSARDILAWRIRLNGFSDAAIPPMIDDESYRDIEKSTYIRDFKILSTSAIPDPDLRTPDAMTLAPIWSASDTLTIAATGNMGNYLCTGKKQTVDEWRLLFWQRITSYTFSDSFMKVGAAELDGTISCYSSENAPDLLYPHGYAQGFCNDYYMSQPEIDAMRHTVRSSTMTPRERMMGDRLFRAHPDAGKTVCNIEGTSFSAPNVNGHLTTLRTKFPQATDTDTYITALLASSQDTLRIGMDQDANYFHAQSAINANGLHYNTISGFGLYDPAQHERLLEHLIRENKTLSSRFIHAATGTVNEPENADRTITFHVDDNAAAIRTIVEFRLTPHSTSKDDILEQGLPTHVTLVSPSGTAIRLPVATEPLSLSDADGYRMAVAAPAFLGEQTNGTWTLRLPRGKFLTPKIGDAALYIWGTDPATLNTLLPRGRNP
- a CDS encoding 16S rRNA (uracil(1498)-N(3))-methyltransferase, with amino-acid sequence MTPDFKKWPRLFLDAALSAGAEVPLSPDQTHYFKTVMRRKDGDSVRVFNGRDGEWASTFHAIGKRDGALHVADLLIPQTPAPAPAHLFFAPIKKARMDMLIEKAVELGVTDLHPVLTRNTEVRDVNDERLRAQIIEASEQCERMDIPTLHPLIALDRVPGAWSHDTPIFAALERQGDTPDLQNLLSNRSSFALLIGPEGGFTTEEATILRKTTPFTPVSLGSSILRSETAALYGLSLWRGRATL
- the ubiA gene encoding 4-hydroxybenzoate octaprenyltransferase — its product is MTHTDIRTQGWTAYLPGFMRPYALLMRLDRPIGTWLLLLPGWWAIVLAAGGVPAMNPYDWKLIVLFAIGAIVMRGAGCVINDLWDRKLDARVERTAQRPLASGAVSVPAACVLLGVLLSIGLMILLELNITAILLGVLSVAFIVVYPAMKRITWWPQAFLGLTFNFGALMGWAAVTGAVDMAALYLYAAGFFWTLGYDTIYAHQDKEDDARIGIKSTALFLGKKSRIWIAGFYTLTLILLAAAIGSVWGIVTLIPAAMHLAWQVRDWDMNDPASSLKFFRSNRDFGLLVLAAVGLATLL